A window of Yoonia sp. SS1-5 genomic DNA:
TCCAGGTCGCGCCCCGCCTCCATCAACGCATTCCAGACAGGCATGCCGTTGGCGGTGCCGTCCACGTAAATTTCGAAACCTCCCTGTTTGGAATATCCGGACCGGGCGACCGCCATGCTGACACCCTGAAAATCGAACCAGCCGAAACGAAAGAACTTGATGGCGCGGGTTGCCTCGCCAAAGACACGGGTGACCAGTTCCTCGGCCTTGGGCCCCTGCACGGCAAGGGGCGAGATATCGGGTTCATCCACCAGCACATCGAGACGATATCCATAGGCCAAGCCCTTGACCCAGAACAACAAATCACTATCGGCAATCGAAATCCACCACCGGTCCTCGGCCAGCTTCAACGCGACAGGATCATTCAGCATCCCGCCGGTTTCATCGACAATCGGCACGTAATAGCACTGCCCGGGCAGCATGCCGCGCAGATCGCGCGGGGTCAGCATCTGCATCAGGCGGGCCGCGTCGGGGCCGCGTAATTCGATCTGCCGCTCGACAGCCACATCCCAGATCTGCACGGCAGATTTCAGATGGTGGTAATCGGCCTCGATGCTTTCAAAGACCGTTGGCAACAGCATGTGGTTATAGACCGTATATCCTTTGACACCGGCCGCCTGGACCCCGGGGGTAAAAGGCGTGCGGCGGATCCGGCGGGAGGGGGCGATTGTCGCCATCAGGCATCCTCCGGCATGAAGGGGATATCGGTATCGTCGGGCTTTTGCCCGGCGGCTGTCAGCATCGCATGCACCTGCCCGCGATGATGGGTCTGATGGTTGAACAATTGCATCACGCAAATCGCCATCGGCTTTGACATCTGCCTTTTCATCGCGCCGGAATACCATTCCAGATCGCCCACCAGATCAACCGCATGCACGCTATTGGCCCACAGCGTGATGCGCGCATCCATGCGAAACCGATCCGCCGCCCAGACAGCGGGCGTGGGCGCCATATCAAAACTGTCCTCGATGCCCATGTCAGGATCAGGTGCTTCGCCACCGTCAAAGCGGCTCATCCATAGCATGTCACCCCATAGAAGATGGTTCAGCGTCCGCATGATCGACCCGAAAAACGCGCCCCGGTCCTTGTAAAGATCGTCGCGGTCCATCGCAGGGATCATTTTCCGCAGCCCGGTATTTTGCCAGGCATTATACCGCGCCATGGTTTGACAATATTCCGGCGTGATCACGGCTTGGGTCCTTTCCAGTCTATCGGGCAAATCTCGGCCGATTTACCGCCAAAGTCCCAGACCCGCCCGTAGTCGCGGACCTTCGATTTCGTTCCGGTCGCTGCGATGATATCCGGCCCCATCCAGTATTTTGAGTTCGAGATCATCACCGGATGATCGGGCGATTTGCCCTTCATCATCTCAATCTCGCCCTGGATTTTGCGGCCGATATAGATGCCCCGTTTTGTTCCCTCGCGGACGATCTCGACCTTTTCACGCTCTGCCCCGATGATCTCGGAGACCAGCATGGTGAACAGACCCGTCGTGCCGCCAGCCGCCCCGCTGAATATTTTCAAAATCCCGTTATAGGCCTTTTGCGTGCTGCGTTCGTCCACATAGGCGGCCACGCGCCAATTACCCTCGGCCATCCGGCCGGGAATATCGACCAGCAGGCCCACATTCAGCCCTGCAAGGCTTTCGCCCTCGAAATGCCCCTCATCAATGGCAATGGCCATCCATGCGTGGCAATGCCCTTCTGTGGGCGGGTGCGCGCCAAGGCTGACAACACAAGGGCAGAACACCGTGCAAGAGCAGTTCAAAAACAACTCACCCTTGATGGCCCAGGTGGTCGGTTTCATCTTGCGGCGAAGCGGGTTGCTTTCCATCCGCTGATCAATCCGTTGCGAGACCGGCAACTTATCCGCGGGCGGTCGTTCTTTCTTTTCAGCCATATCGCGTCCCTTTCTCTAGTAGATTGCCAAGGCCACACCGGCGGCAATCAGTGCAACGCCGGTGGGCTTGATCACCCGATGCCCGATATCGGGCAGTTTCTCGAAAATCATCAAAAGCGTGGCTAGACCCATCCAAAGCAGGCTCATCACCCCGCCGACAAATCCCAGCGCCATGAAACCCCAACAGCACAAAACGCAAAACGCACCCAGCCCCAACCCCATGCGCAATCCGCCCGGGAAACCGGTTTTCCAATGGCCCAGGAAATAGGTCATCGGCGCGTGGCAGACCCCATGGCAGACCTCTTTGATACGGGTGAACTGAAAGGCCCCCACCGCCACCAGCAGAAGGGCGGATAGCCAGACCGGCGCGACCCCCAGCATGTTGATCACCCCGCCATATAGCAAGGCCAGTTGCACGGCCGCTATTGCGGCCGCAAACGCCACCCAAACGATAAAGTAGCCCAGCAAGACACCCAGCCAGCCGGACCGCGTGCCATCGGCGCTGATCATCAACCGCTCATATGTTGTCAATGTGGGGACAAGTGTCGGCAGCATCATGGCCGCCATCATGATCGCCCACATCGCAAACAGCGGGCCGAACCGGGCCATCGGCATATCCATGGGCATGCGCGGGTTCATATCGGCCATTGCCTGGCCCATTGGCCCCGGACGCCCGATCCAGTCCAGGTCCATATCCATGGCCATGACAAACATCATCCACCACGCAGCAATGATCGCCCCGAAAAAGGCCAACCACAGTGATGAGCGGATCAAATACGGCACTGGCGTCCTCCCAAAACGCGACTCAGGGCTTGCGGAAAGATATGTCAGACGTTTAATTGTCTGACAAATGAAAATTGATCCTGCCAGCCCCGCCGACCTGTCGCAGCAGATTGCAAAAGCGATCCGCGATGCGATCATATCCGGCGCACTGCCCGTTGATGAGCGGCTGCCGTCCGAATCCGAACTGGCCGAGCAATTCAACGTCTCGCGGCCCACTGTGCGTGAAGCGCTCAAGCGGCTGGCCGCGCAATCGCTGATCCGCACGCAACGGGGCGCGACCGGGGGGGCCTTTGTCAATCGGCTGAAATTTGAAGATGCCTATGGGCAGCAGATAACAACCTCTACCCTGCTTTTGTCGATGAATGATGTCAGTTTCGGAACAGCCTGCGAGGCGCGCTATGCGCTGGAACGGGCCTGCGCGCCCTTGTCTGCGGCCCGGCGCACCCCTGACCATCTGGCGACGATGCGCGCCGAGATCCATCGCCAACAACAGCCTGGGCTGACGGATGAGGCATTCTGCGCCTCTGACGTGGCCTTTCACCGGGCCTTGGTGGATGCCGCGCATAATCCGGTTCTGTCATATCAACTGGCCGGCGCGGTCGAGGCGATGCAACCGCTGATGAACATGATCACATTCGGCGCCCGCTCGCGCGAGCGGATCGTGACCCTGCACGCGCATATCGCCGATGCTATCGCGGATGCCGACGCAACTGCGGCAGATCAGCATCTGGCGGAACTGGCCGCCTATACGCAACAGCTTGCCCACGATGTCATTGCGGAACGAAACGCCGCCCGGTCCCGTAAATGACCCTTGCCCGCATCGGCATGGCACCCTAATTTCGCCGCAAGAGAAACAGGGAGTTCGCCGATGAAAACTAAACTGATCTGCGGGGCGGTTTCATTGACCGCCATCGCCACCAGCCTTGCCGCACAAGATGCAGACTTGCTGGTTTTTGATTATCCGGGCTTTGAAGACCCCGCCTTTCACGCGGATTACGTCGCCACCCACGGCGATAGTCCCACATTTGCGTTCTTCGGTGACGAGGATGAAGCATTCCAGAAAATCCGCGCAGGATTTGACGCGGACGTATCGCATATCTGTGCCGGATCGGTCAGCAAATGGACCGAAAGCGGGATTATCGAACCCTGGGATATCAGCAAGATACCCGCCTATGCGGATCTTGATAGCAACCTGACCGGCACAGATGTTGCCGCAGGTGACGACGTCTTCTTTATCCCGACGGATTTTGGCTCAACCGCAATTGCCTATAACCCTGACGAGGTTTCGGGCGATGATGTGGCCAGTCTGGACGTCTTCAAGAACCCGCAATTCGCAGGCCGCGTCACATTGCCCGACAATGTGGATGACGCCTATGCGCTGGCCTATCTGGCGACCGGCGTGGATAATTGGCAGAACGCCACAGACGCGCAATTCGAGGCCGCCTCGAACTGGCTCCGCGAGGTGCATCCGAACCTGCGCACCTATTGGACCGACCCCGCCGAACTTGCACAGCTTTTGTCATCCGGCGAAGTGCTGATCAGCTGGGCATGGAACGAAACCTATCCCACAATGGTCGAGGAAGGCCGCCCGATCGGTTTTCAGCGCGAGGCGGCAGAGGGTTCGTCCTTGTGGCTGTGCGGCTACGTGAACCTGGTTGACGGGCAAGGCAGCGAAGACAAGGCCTATGATTATATTAACGCAATGCTGGCCGAGTCGTCGGTCGTCCCGTTGCTTGACGCGGGCTATGGGTCATCCAACAAGGTGGCGCTGACCTCGCAAGTCACCGAAGAGGACCTCGAAGCGTCTGGTCTTGGGGTCATTGATGTCCCGGTCCTCGCGCAATTGCCGATGAGCAACGAGATGCGCGAACGTCAGGCTGAAACCTTCGAGCTGATCAAGGCCGGTTTCTAACGGCGATCTGACGCCGCCATAACGGCCCGCTTGGCTGATTTTGTCACGTCGCCCCTAATCGGGGCGGCGTCCACGGGCAAAACCTACTGCTTGGCACGACCCCAAAAAAATCACACCTTTGCGCAATATGAAGCATCCAAAGGCCCGCATCTCGCCGCGTCGCAGGACGGCTGTGAAAGAAATCCAATTGCATCTGGTCGTGATCAAATCAGCCATCGTGGGCGCGTTATGCCCAAGGGTATTCCATCACGTCCTTGATAATGCAGCTTTGCGCCGTAGCGGTGCTTGGGAGCTGGGTATCCACCAGCACAATGTCGCTCCGATGACCTATCCGCACAAGGCAGGACAACAGATCGGGCGTGATCCGCGGATCAACCTTATGCAGCAAAGTCTGCTGTGGAACGCCACGCATCATTGACGCGAACCAGAGGTTTTTCTGAGTACTATCAGCAGGTCCGGTGGGGCACTGTTGGACCAAACGTCGAGCATCACCGACCCAGACCGGACCTCTACGAAGACCCGCACTAACGGCGGCACTGCGGACGGAGCTGACGTTGACTTCGCATCTGCGAAGGTCTGCATCCGCAGAAAACACCGGTAGTTAAGCCTCGGGATTACCCCTTAACAATCGTCCCATTACAAAACTGATCAAGCTTCCTATCAAGATCAGGCGAGGTAAAAACCAAGGACCCTCCTGAGTTTCAACACGAACGTCCCTTGGATTATCGGGATCGTACTTAATATCCAGCTCGGTTCCGACCGGCAAATTGTAAGAGATCGCCTTGACGCGAGGGCTCGTAACGTGGACAGTCCCATCTTCGTGTGTCCATCTAAGCGTCAGTTGATAAACCGCATCACCGTCTGACGTTTCGCCCTCCTGCACCTCCAAAACTTCGGAAGTCGCAGTGAGTGCGTCTAACTCGAAATGTGCTCTTTGAGCGATCCAAGCCAACCCAATCACGCAACCGGTTATTCCCGCAAACATCAGGTTGGCACCCCAGCCTCTTCTCGAAGAGAAGCCCAACCTTTGACCATCTTCAGTCCGATGCAACATGCCTTCCAAGAACGTGACACGTACCAAATTCCAAAACCTAGCCAAGATACTCATGGTGTCTCCAATTCCCGAGACCTGACATTAGCTGCGCTGCCGAATTTTGGAAAGTCGGGCTCGTTTCAGACCTTCGCTGCGTTGGCCACAAAGGGCCGCCTATATTTTACTCGCAAAGATCGGGGAATTGTTGTTCCGGTGTTGTTTGCAAAGCACCTACCAGCGTCTTTTCGATCTTTGTAGGTCAATAAACTGGCTTTCCGACTTGGGTAGCGGCGCCATCGGTCACGCTCGACTTTTGTGCTATCTTGGCAAGAGACGTCCTGTGCACACGAAGATCAGCCGCGAGGGGTTCAAGACGATCTCATCGATGTTCGGTGGGTGGCTGCATTTTTTCAGAATTTGGGAATGCTGGCATTGTGACAATGCAGATCATCGACATCCGATTTGAGGTGTTGGGTCAATGCCGTGACGGCAAAGTCAAAGTCATCAGACATTCCACATCTGTCCCCTTTGGTATGCATGCCCGGCGGGCTTGACGCGCCGGGCATCTGATCAAACCGGCAATCAACGCGCGGGCAACGCGATCCAGTCGGCCATCGCCACATCCGCATGCTGAAACTGCGGCATTTTCTGACCCAGATCATCCATGTTCCTGATGTCCTGTTCGTTCAGGAAATCCTGCGTGATCAGCGTTGGTGGGACGATCACGCTGGCACCGGGGTTATCGCCCGCCAGCAGGATCGCCAATGCCCGTACGGACACCTCGCCCACAACGCTTGGGTTGGTGGCGACCGTCGCCACCCAGGCAGAGCCGGGTTCGCGCATCGCCGCAATATCAGCGGTTGAGACATCGGCCGAATAGATATCCACGTCATCGGTCATGCCCGCTTCGTCCACCGCAATTTTGACGCCCTTGGCGAATTCATCATAGGGCGCGAAGACCACATTGATGTTGGGATTGGCCTGCAGAACCGATCTGGCCTGATTGGCGACAGAATTGGCAATCGGGTTATCAAGTGTGCCGAACATGGCGGCCTCGACAATGTCGGGGTTGGCTGCTTTCACCTCTTCCCAGGCGACATGGCGCCGGTCCAGCGGGGCAATGCCGGGGACATAGACGTAACCGGCGGTAAACGCTGTCCCGTTGTCGGCCACGGCCTGATCAAGTGCGAGCTTGCCCAACAAATAGTCGGATTGTTCGATCTGCGGGATCGCATCATTTTCGACATTCACATCAAAGGCCACAACCTTGATGCCCGCATCAACAGCCCGTTGTGCGGCGTCTTTCATCGATTCCGTCAGCCCGTGCTGGATGATGATCCCATCCACCCCGAGTGCGATGGCCTGATCGACCATATCCGCCTGCAGGGCCGCATCCTGCCGGCTGTCAAACACCCGCAGATCAACGCCCAGGGCCGCGGCCTGATTTTCAACGCCTGCCAGATAGGATTGAAAGAAATCACCGGTCGCCAGATACCGTACCAGCGCGATCTTGACCTCACCGGGATTATCAAACGGTGCCGGGGCTTGCGCAAATGCCGGGCTTGCGACGCTCGCTGTCATTGCCGCGATACCGGCCAGTTTCAGGAATATACGTCTCAGCATCATGTTTCCTCCCAATTGCTGAACTCACGATGTTCGACCCGCACCCCGTTTGGCGCTGAGGTAGAACGTAAAGACAAGGGCAACGACCAGAACGGCCCCCTTGACGAAATCTTGTGTGTAATAGGGTGCATTCATCATGGTCATGCCCTGCAGCAGAATACCGACGAAAAGCGCACCAATGGCGGTGCCAAATGCGTTCGGGCGCGCCGCCCCAAGGACGGCAAAGCCGATCAATGCTGCGGCAACACTGTCCAGCAACAGGTTGTTTCCACTCGCAATATCCCCACGCCCAAGGCGCGCCGCCAGCAGGATACCACCAATAGAGGCCGTCACCCCCGAGATCATGTAGGCCGCGACCTTGTAGCGGTTCACATGGGTCCCCACGAGCGCTGCGGCACGCGCATTTGATCCGATGGCATACATCAACCGCCCGTGCCGCGTCAGTTCGAGGAAAGCCCAGATCAGCACCGCGATGATCACAAATAGCACAACCGGCACCGGGACGAGGTTTTCCAGAAACAGATCAAAGCGGTTGCGCCCGATCCACAGGAATGCAGCAGAAAACGCCCCCTCGGCGACGGTCCCGTCAGATAGCTGCATGCCGGTCGCAATTGAATTGCCCTGTGTCGGGATCCGCTGCAACCCGATCAGCAGAAACATCATACCCAATGTGGCCAGTAGATCAGGCACCCGGAACTTGACGATCAACAGCCCGTTCACCAGCCCGACAAAGGCCCCCATCAACAAACACAGGATCACCGCAACGCCTGCCGAATGTTCAAGGATCACCATCGAATAGGCCGACAACATCAACGCCGAGGTCGCCACCGCACCGATCGACAGATCAAACCCGTCCACCACCAATGTGCATGTGACCCCCAGGGCAAGAATGCCCGTGATCGCAACGGATTGCAGGATAAAGACCGCAGACCGGGGCGATGCAAATCCGCTGGCGAAGCTACTGAAGAAAATGACAAGACCACCAAGCAGGATCAGAAACCCAAACCGGATGGCAAAGTTCAGAACCGCATCAGTGCTCATACCAGCCCGACCTTATGATCCAGCCCATTTGCACCCGAAACCTGCGCGATCAGCGCATTCAGGTCGATATCGGCGTTGCGATGGATGCCCGCAATCCGCCCCTCGCTCAGCACGATAATCCGGTCGGCGATTTCAAGCGCCTCGTCGATTTCAGCCACAAAAACCAGTGTTGCCCGGCCCGCCGCGGTTGCGCGAATATGCTGCCCGATATCATGCCGGGCCCCGATATCGACCCCTTGAAAGGGCTCGTCCAGCAAAAGCACCCGGCAGGGTTCCAGCAACCATCGCCCGATCATCACCTTTTGCTGGTTGCCCCCGGACAGGGTGCCAATCGCATCCCGACCCGACTGGCAGACAATGCCGACCTGCATGATGATTTCGGCCACGTCATGGGCCTGTCTCCGGCCATTGAGAAAGCCCATCCGGCTAAAGCTTTGCAGGAATGGCAGGGTCATGTTGTTGTTGATGTCAAAGGCCGGGATCACGGCATTGGCACTGCGGTCCTTTGACGACATATGGACACCCGCTGCGACGGCCTGAGCGGCAGAACGTGGGGCGTAGCCCTGCCCGTCAATGCGCATCGTGCCGGATTTTGGCGCTGCGAGGCCAAAGATGATGTCCGCCAAGGCGCTTTTGCCGCTGCCCAGCAAGCCGGTTACGGCAACAACCTCGCCATCATTGATGGTCAGATCAATCGGGTCATCCGCGCCGGGCAGGATGACCCCCGCCAGATCAAGGATCGGCGTTGTGACGGCGACAGGATCGATATCAACATCCGTCATCCTGTGCCCCAGCATCGCAGCCACTGCGGCGTCATAATCCAGCGGTGCCTGATCGAAGACGCCCGAAACCGCGCCGTCACGCATGCATACGATGCGGTCCGCCAACCTGCGGATGTCCGACATCCGGTGCGAGATATAGAGGATTGCAACACCTTGCGCCCTAAGCCCTTCGAGCAGCGCAAACAGCCGCTCTGCCTCGGCCGCAGATAATGACGATGTCGGTTCATCCAGGATCAGGATTTTGGGCGCGCGTGCCATCGCACGGGCAATGCCGATCATCTGCCGTTCGGCAACGGGCAGATCACCCACACGCGCCCGCACATCCACGGTCAATCCGATCCCGGCCGCAATCTTGCGGGCCTGCTGACGCAAATGCCGGTCACGGACAAACAGCTTGGCGCCGGGCGCGGTCAGCCGGTCCAGCATCAGGTTCGTGGCCACATCAAGGTCGGGGATCACGCCATCATCAATGGATTGATGCACCGTCACCACGCCCTGGGCGATTGCATCGGCCGCGTCGACAGGTTGAAAGGGCTGGCCGCCGATCAACACCTGCCCGTGATCTGCGGGATGCACACCGCACAGGACCTTGACCAGCGTGGATTTGCCCGCCCCGTTGGCGCCCATCAACACGACGATCTCGCCATCATGCAGGTCAAGGTCTATGCCGCGCAGAACATGATTCTGCCCAAAGGACTTTTGCAAGCCTTTGATCTCACAGACTTTCAGCAAACCCCCTCTACATGGATTTTTCACCACGCCCCCCCAAACTGATTTTCAGGATTACGCCTGATTACGCATTTGTCAATTTATGTGTCTATTGACTAGTATTTGCGGGTCCTGTTTAGTCAGGCCGCGCAAAATCGGGGGGTAAGGGCGGTGTCCGACAGGGAATATCAGGCGCTGACCGTTGAGACGTTAAGCGGCAGAGTGGGTCAGATTGATGCGGTCGCAAAGCGGTTGGGCGGCCCGCCTGACACCTGGCAGGTGCGCGAAGTGGGTGACGGCAATCTGAACCTTGTCTTCATTGTCGAAGGCGCGCAGGACAGCGTTATCGTCAAGCAGGCCCTGCCCTATGTACGCCTGGTTGGCGATAGCTGGCCCCTGCCCCTTTATCGCGCATTCTACGAGCATCACGCGCTGACCCGGCAAGCGGCGCGCGCGCCCGGCACTGTGCCTGCGGTGATTTTCTTTGACGAAACGCAGGCGATGATCGTCATGGAATATTTGCGCCCGCATGTCATCCTGCGCCGCAAGCTAATCGCGGGCGAAAAGGTTGCAGGCTTGGGTCAGTTCTGCGGCCAGTTCTGCGCACGCACGGCCTTTCGCGGGTCCGAACTTTCCATGTCCAGCCCGGACAAGAAAGCCGATGTGGCGCTGTTTGCCGGCAATGTGGAAATCCCCGCCATCACCGAAGCGCTGGTTTTTACCGATCCTTACTTTGCCGCCGAGATGAACAATCACACGCCCGGGCTTGACCCGGTTGTTGCGGCGCTGCGTGCCGATGTCACGCTTAAGACCCGCGTGCAGGCCATGCTGATGAAGTTTGCCGCCAACACCGAGACGATGCTGCATGGTGATCTGCATTCCGGCTCGATCATGGCGACAGAGGACGAGATCCGCGTCATTGATCCCGAATTTGTGCAATATGGGCCGATGGGATTTGATATCGGGATGCTGATGGCCAACTACCTGATGGCCTATTTCAGCCAGCCTGCCCATCGCGGCGACCCCGGCCCCTATCAGCGCTGGATATTGGACGTGATCACCGAAACCTGCGCGGCTTTCACGGCTGAGTTCCGGCACCTCTGGGCGACAGAGCGGACCGGCATGCT
This region includes:
- a CDS encoding dimethylsulfoniopropionate demethylase; the protein is MATIAPSRRIRRTPFTPGVQAAGVKGYTVYNHMLLPTVFESIEADYHHLKSAVQIWDVAVERQIELRGPDAARLMQMLTPRDLRGMLPGQCYYVPIVDETGGMLNDPVALKLAEDRWWISIADSDLLFWVKGLAYGYRLDVLVDEPDISPLAVQGPKAEELVTRVFGEATRAIKFFRFGWFDFQGVSMAVARSGYSKQGGFEIYVDGTANGMPVWNALMEAGRDLDVRAGCPNLIERIEGGLLSYGNDMTRENTPHECGLGRFCSTQTAIGCVGRDALLRVAKEGPTQQIRPLSIGGDIPPCDMAWPLMAGKKRVGQVTSAAYSPDFKVNVAMGMVRMTHWDAGTTLAVTTPAGTRPVTVHEEFWI
- a CDS encoding DinB family protein, which gives rise to MITPEYCQTMARYNAWQNTGLRKMIPAMDRDDLYKDRGAFFGSIMRTLNHLLWGDMLWMSRFDGGEAPDPDMGIEDSFDMAPTPAVWAADRFRMDARITLWANSVHAVDLVGDLEWYSGAMKRQMSKPMAICVMQLFNHQTHHRGQVHAMLTAAGQKPDDTDIPFMPEDA
- a CDS encoding DUF1326 domain-containing protein, which codes for MAEKKERPPADKLPVSQRIDQRMESNPLRRKMKPTTWAIKGELFLNCSCTVFCPCVVSLGAHPPTEGHCHAWMAIAIDEGHFEGESLAGLNVGLLVDIPGRMAEGNWRVAAYVDERSTQKAYNGILKIFSGAAGGTTGLFTMLVSEIIGAEREKVEIVREGTKRGIYIGRKIQGEIEMMKGKSPDHPVMISNSKYWMGPDIIAATGTKSKVRDYGRVWDFGGKSAEICPIDWKGPKP
- a CDS encoding DUF2182 domain-containing protein gives rise to the protein MPYLIRSSLWLAFFGAIIAAWWMMFVMAMDMDLDWIGRPGPMGQAMADMNPRMPMDMPMARFGPLFAMWAIMMAAMMLPTLVPTLTTYERLMISADGTRSGWLGVLLGYFIVWVAFAAAIAAVQLALLYGGVINMLGVAPVWLSALLLVAVGAFQFTRIKEVCHGVCHAPMTYFLGHWKTGFPGGLRMGLGLGAFCVLCCWGFMALGFVGGVMSLLWMGLATLLMIFEKLPDIGHRVIKPTGVALIAAGVALAIY
- a CDS encoding GntR family transcriptional regulator, whose protein sequence is MKIDPASPADLSQQIAKAIRDAIISGALPVDERLPSESELAEQFNVSRPTVREALKRLAAQSLIRTQRGATGGAFVNRLKFEDAYGQQITTSTLLLSMNDVSFGTACEARYALERACAPLSAARRTPDHLATMRAEIHRQQQPGLTDEAFCASDVAFHRALVDAAHNPVLSYQLAGAVEAMQPLMNMITFGARSRERIVTLHAHIADAIADADATAADQHLAELAAYTQQLAHDVIAERNAARSRK
- a CDS encoding ABC transporter substrate-binding protein translates to MKTKLICGAVSLTAIATSLAAQDADLLVFDYPGFEDPAFHADYVATHGDSPTFAFFGDEDEAFQKIRAGFDADVSHICAGSVSKWTESGIIEPWDISKIPAYADLDSNLTGTDVAAGDDVFFIPTDFGSTAIAYNPDEVSGDDVASLDVFKNPQFAGRVTLPDNVDDAYALAYLATGVDNWQNATDAQFEAASNWLREVHPNLRTYWTDPAELAQLLSSGEVLISWAWNETYPTMVEEGRPIGFQREAAEGSSLWLCGYVNLVDGQGSEDKAYDYINAMLAESSVVPLLDAGYGSSNKVALTSQVTEEDLEASGLGVIDVPVLAQLPMSNEMRERQAETFELIKAGF
- a CDS encoding DUF3592 domain-containing protein → MSILARFWNLVRVTFLEGMLHRTEDGQRLGFSSRRGWGANLMFAGITGCVIGLAWIAQRAHFELDALTATSEVLEVQEGETSDGDAVYQLTLRWTHEDGTVHVTSPRVKAISYNLPVGTELDIKYDPDNPRDVRVETQEGPWFLPRLILIGSLISFVMGRLLRGNPEA
- a CDS encoding substrate-binding domain-containing protein, which produces MMLRRIFLKLAGIAAMTASVASPAFAQAPAPFDNPGEVKIALVRYLATGDFFQSYLAGVENQAAALGVDLRVFDSRQDAALQADMVDQAIALGVDGIIIQHGLTESMKDAAQRAVDAGIKVVAFDVNVENDAIPQIEQSDYLLGKLALDQAVADNGTAFTAGYVYVPGIAPLDRRHVAWEEVKAANPDIVEAAMFGTLDNPIANSVANQARSVLQANPNINVVFAPYDEFAKGVKIAVDEAGMTDDVDIYSADVSTADIAAMREPGSAWVATVATNPSVVGEVSVRALAILLAGDNPGASVIVPPTLITQDFLNEQDIRNMDDLGQKMPQFQHADVAMADWIALPAR
- a CDS encoding ABC transporter permease, with amino-acid sequence MSTDAVLNFAIRFGFLILLGGLVIFFSSFASGFASPRSAVFILQSVAITGILALGVTCTLVVDGFDLSIGAVATSALMLSAYSMVILEHSAGVAVILCLLMGAFVGLVNGLLIVKFRVPDLLATLGMMFLLIGLQRIPTQGNSIATGMQLSDGTVAEGAFSAAFLWIGRNRFDLFLENLVPVPVVLFVIIAVLIWAFLELTRHGRLMYAIGSNARAAALVGTHVNRYKVAAYMISGVTASIGGILLAARLGRGDIASGNNLLLDSVAAALIGFAVLGAARPNAFGTAIGALFVGILLQGMTMMNAPYYTQDFVKGAVLVVALVFTFYLSAKRGAGRTS
- a CDS encoding sugar ABC transporter ATP-binding protein, with the protein product MQKSFGQNHVLRGIDLDLHDGEIVVLMGANGAGKSTLVKVLCGVHPADHGQVLIGGQPFQPVDAADAIAQGVVTVHQSIDDGVIPDLDVATNLMLDRLTAPGAKLFVRDRHLRQQARKIAAGIGLTVDVRARVGDLPVAERQMIGIARAMARAPKILILDEPTSSLSAAEAERLFALLEGLRAQGVAILYISHRMSDIRRLADRIVCMRDGAVSGVFDQAPLDYDAAVAAMLGHRMTDVDIDPVAVTTPILDLAGVILPGADDPIDLTINDGEVVAVTGLLGSGKSALADIIFGLAAPKSGTMRIDGQGYAPRSAAQAVAAGVHMSSKDRSANAVIPAFDINNNMTLPFLQSFSRMGFLNGRRQAHDVAEIIMQVGIVCQSGRDAIGTLSGGNQQKVMIGRWLLEPCRVLLLDEPFQGVDIGARHDIGQHIRATAAGRATLVFVAEIDEALEIADRIIVLSEGRIAGIHRNADIDLNALIAQVSGANGLDHKVGLV
- the mtnK gene encoding S-methyl-5-thioribose kinase, coding for MSDREYQALTVETLSGRVGQIDAVAKRLGGPPDTWQVREVGDGNLNLVFIVEGAQDSVIVKQALPYVRLVGDSWPLPLYRAFYEHHALTRQAARAPGTVPAVIFFDETQAMIVMEYLRPHVILRRKLIAGEKVAGLGQFCGQFCARTAFRGSELSMSSPDKKADVALFAGNVEIPAITEALVFTDPYFAAEMNNHTPGLDPVVAALRADVTLKTRVQAMLMKFAANTETMLHGDLHSGSIMATEDEIRVIDPEFVQYGPMGFDIGMLMANYLMAYFSQPAHRGDPGPYQRWILDVITETCAAFTAEFRHLWATERTGMLYPRSLFEDQGHSADPACSAMLDTIWQDALQFCGIEMHRRCLSLAHNADFEEIADVALRARLEARNLKMGAHLIVATATIASPQALTDMAEKFNAEEFL